One genomic segment of Virgibacillus doumboii includes these proteins:
- a CDS encoding YneF family protein, with product MGTIWVVLIAVAALIAGVALGFFIARKYMMNYLKKNPPINEQMLRTLMMQMGQKPSQKKINQMMRAMNNQQSK from the coding sequence ATGGGCACGATTTGGGTTGTATTAATAGCTGTTGCAGCGTTAATTGCTGGTGTTGCCTTGGGATTTTTCATCGCCAGAAAATATATGATGAATTATTTAAAGAAAAACCCACCAATTAATGAACAAATGCTTCGTACGTTAATGATGCAAATGGGACAAAAACCATCCCAGAAGAAGATCAATCAAATGATGCGTGCAATGAATAATCAGCAAAGTAAATAA
- the sirA gene encoding sporulation inhibitor of replication protein SirA has protein sequence MNHYSIYWIKEEFAHYFFHKSDVLYRFIKDYENDKSREDLKKQFEYITMNFQKDSLIAHLNDNYSETTNLKAKEDCLQIYKDMKYISLHIHNKHLNFHSEMLQDAEDLLFPALRQFQPYLFIVGNNLHNYGWISPVSPGKKDRKEQVLYSYL, from the coding sequence TTGAATCATTACTCTATTTACTGGATTAAAGAAGAATTTGCACATTATTTTTTTCATAAAAGTGACGTTTTGTATCGATTTATTAAAGATTACGAAAATGATAAAAGCAGAGAAGATCTGAAAAAACAGTTTGAATACATTACAATGAATTTTCAAAAGGATTCACTGATCGCTCATTTAAATGACAATTATTCGGAAACCACTAATTTAAAAGCTAAGGAAGATTGTCTGCAAATTTATAAAGATATGAAATATATTTCTTTACATATACATAATAAACATTTAAACTTTCACAGTGAAATGCTGCAGGATGCTGAAGATTTATTATTTCCTGCATTGCGGCAATTCCAGCCTTATTTATTTATTGTCGGAAATAATCTGCATAATTACGGTTGGATTTCCCCTGTTTCACCGGGAAAGAAGGACAGGAAAGAACAAGTATTGTATTCTTATCTTTGA
- the tkt gene encoding transketolase yields the protein MSQNIEQLSINTIRTLAIDAIENANSGHPGLPMGAAPMAYTLWTDFMNHNPKNSKWFNRDRFILSAGHGSMLLYGLLHLSGYNVTIDDLKSFRQWDSKTPGHPEVHHTDGVEATTGPLGQGLAMATGMAMAEAHLAAKYNQDDISIIDHYTYALVSDGDLMEGISHETASLAGHLGLGKLIALYDSNDISLDGDLDRAFSDETEERFKAYGWQVIRVEDGNDLKAVRNAINEARDNKEQPALIEVKTVIGYGSPNKSASAASHGAPLGEDEVKLTKEYYKWTHDDFHIPEEVYADFNEKIGKDGADAEDNWNQLFDSYKEKYPQLAEELELAMNGELPKDWDEKLPVYEAGKDSSATRASSGEVLNAIAKSVPYFFGGSADLAGSNKTTIKDEEDFSFNNYAGRNIWFGVREFAMAAALNGMGLHGGLKPYAGTFFVFSDYLRPAMRLSAIMNNPVTYVFTHDSIAVGEDGPTHEPIEQLASLRAMPGLSLIRPADGNEVQAAWRLALESKNKPTALVLTRQGLPTLEGTAELAYEGVKKGAYVISKAEKETPDVLLLATGSEVQLAVKAKDALKEKGIDASIVSMPSWDRFNEQSDAYKNEVLPENVKKRLAIEMASPFGWERYVGDQGSIMGIDTFGASAKGDKIIEEYGFTVENVVKHVESLLS from the coding sequence ATGTCACAAAACATCGAACAATTATCCATCAATACAATACGAACATTAGCAATTGATGCAATTGAAAATGCAAACTCCGGTCACCCGGGCCTCCCAATGGGCGCTGCACCGATGGCGTATACATTATGGACAGATTTTATGAATCATAATCCAAAAAATTCAAAATGGTTTAATCGTGATCGATTTATTTTATCTGCTGGTCATGGTTCTATGCTTTTATATGGGTTATTACATTTATCTGGATATAATGTAACTATTGATGATCTTAAATCATTCCGTCAATGGGATTCAAAAACACCCGGGCATCCCGAAGTACATCACACAGATGGGGTGGAAGCCACAACAGGGCCACTGGGACAGGGACTTGCAATGGCAACAGGAATGGCAATGGCAGAAGCTCATCTGGCAGCCAAATATAATCAGGACGACATTTCGATCATTGATCATTACACGTATGCGTTAGTGAGTGATGGTGATTTAATGGAAGGAATTTCACATGAGACTGCCTCTCTTGCCGGGCACCTGGGACTTGGAAAGTTAATTGCTTTATATGACTCTAATGATATTTCTTTGGATGGTGATCTGGATCGGGCATTTTCTGATGAAACCGAAGAGCGCTTTAAAGCATATGGATGGCAGGTCATCCGTGTTGAAGACGGCAATGATTTAAAAGCAGTTCGGAACGCAATTAATGAAGCAAGAGATAACAAGGAACAGCCTGCACTTATTGAGGTTAAAACGGTTATTGGTTATGGTTCACCAAATAAATCTGCTTCAGCAGCGTCACATGGCGCTCCACTTGGTGAGGATGAAGTGAAACTAACTAAAGAGTATTATAAGTGGACCCACGATGATTTTCATATACCTGAGGAAGTATATGCTGATTTTAACGAAAAAATTGGTAAAGATGGTGCAGATGCCGAGGATAACTGGAACCAGCTTTTTGATTCCTATAAAGAAAAATACCCTCAACTTGCCGAAGAGCTGGAATTGGCAATGAATGGCGAACTTCCTAAAGACTGGGATGAAAAACTCCCAGTTTATGAGGCGGGAAAAGATTCAAGTGCAACCCGTGCATCCTCAGGTGAGGTGCTTAATGCAATAGCAAAATCAGTTCCATACTTCTTTGGTGGAAGCGCCGATCTGGCAGGTTCGAATAAGACGACTATTAAAGATGAGGAAGACTTTTCTTTTAATAATTATGCTGGCCGAAATATCTGGTTTGGTGTTCGCGAATTTGCAATGGCAGCAGCGCTGAATGGTATGGGGTTACATGGCGGACTGAAACCATATGCCGGGACATTCTTTGTATTTAGTGATTACCTTCGTCCGGCAATGCGCCTTTCAGCAATTATGAATAATCCAGTAACCTATGTGTTTACCCATGATTCCATTGCAGTTGGCGAAGACGGTCCAACTCATGAACCAATTGAACAACTGGCTTCATTACGGGCAATGCCTGGATTATCACTTATCCGTCCGGCCGATGGCAATGAAGTTCAGGCTGCATGGCGGCTTGCGCTCGAATCCAAAAACAAACCGACTGCACTTGTACTGACTCGCCAGGGCTTACCTACCCTGGAAGGTACCGCAGAACTTGCATATGAAGGTGTAAAAAAAGGCGCTTATGTAATCAGTAAGGCCGAAAAAGAAACACCAGATGTTCTGTTATTGGCAACCGGGTCAGAAGTACAGCTGGCAGTAAAAGCAAAAGATGCATTAAAAGAAAAAGGAATCGATGCATCTATAGTAAGTATGCCATCATGGGATCGCTTCAATGAACAAAGTGACGCATACAAAAATGAAGTTCTCCCGGAAAATGTAAAAAAACGACTTGCAATCGAAATGGCATCACCATTCGGTTGGGAGAGATATGTCGGAGATCAAGGTTCCATAATGGGAATTGATACATTTGGAGCGTCTGCAAAAGGCGATAAGATTATCGAAGAGTATGGATTTACTGTTGAAAATGTAGTCAAGCATGTAGAATCCCTTCTAAGCTAA
- a CDS encoding DUF896 domain-containing protein, which yields MISKKKLERINELAHKSKNGGLTDKEKEEQKELRQEYLKNVRKSFKNQFKSMTVMDREGNDVTPKKVRELQERNKKH from the coding sequence ATGATATCGAAGAAAAAATTGGAACGTATTAATGAACTGGCCCATAAATCCAAAAATGGGGGTTTAACAGATAAAGAAAAGGAAGAACAAAAAGAACTTAGACAAGAATACCTGAAAAATGTGAGAAAGTCATTTAAAAATCAATTTAAATCAATGACAGTAATGGATCGTGAAGGCAATGATGTTACACCTAAAAAAGTGAGAGAGTTGCAGGAAAGAAATAAAAAACATTAG
- a CDS encoding YneB family resolvase-like protein — translation MRAIIYCRVSTDKKTQETSLKRQKEELTILANRQNITVVECIEEQMSGYEIDRDGIFRMLDYFSEKKADCLLIQDETRLGRGNTRIALFHQLQKLNVTIYTGLQDGELEISESDSMVLQIVGIVEEYQRKIHNMKIKRGMKKAVEDGFNPGKNLSNQHHAPGRERKSFPVEEVVRLRNNNMTFEEIAAALNGLGYPVSKATVHRRYQEFQTLESPVREE, via the coding sequence GTGAGAGCAATTATTTATTGTCGGGTAAGTACAGATAAGAAAACCCAGGAGACATCGCTGAAAAGACAGAAAGAAGAGTTAACCATTCTTGCAAACCGACAAAACATAACAGTTGTCGAATGTATTGAGGAACAGATGAGTGGCTATGAAATTGATCGGGACGGTATATTCCGAATGCTTGATTATTTTTCTGAAAAGAAAGCCGACTGTCTGCTGATTCAGGATGAAACCAGATTGGGACGTGGAAACACGAGGATTGCTCTGTTCCATCAGTTACAAAAATTAAATGTAACTATATATACAGGTTTGCAGGATGGAGAACTGGAGATATCTGAGTCAGACTCAATGGTGCTGCAAATAGTTGGAATTGTGGAAGAGTATCAGCGTAAAATCCACAATATGAAAATTAAACGGGGTATGAAGAAAGCTGTGGAAGATGGTTTCAATCCAGGTAAAAACTTATCGAATCAGCATCATGCACCCGGAAGAGAGCGAAAGTCATTTCCCGTAGAAGAAGTTGTCCGGTTAAGGAATAATAACATGACATTCGAGGAAATTGCAGCTGCACTGAATGGATTGGGGTATCCTGTTTCAAAAGCAACAGTACACCGTCGATATCAGGAATTTCAAACACTTGAATCTCCTGTACGGGAAGAGTAA
- the lexA gene encoding transcriptional repressor LexA has protein sequence MNKLSKRQEAILEYIKGEVNKKGYPPSVREIAEAVGLASSSTVHGHLARLESKGFIRRDPTKPRAIEVLDQSEESHIPREEARYAPVIGKVTAGIPITAVENIEEFVPLPNSTAGPDDNLFVLIIEGESMIEAGILDGDMVIVKQQNTAQNGDIVVAMTDEDEATVKRFFKEKDHIRLQPENATMDPLIYKNVTILGKVTGLYRTIQ, from the coding sequence ATGAATAAACTTTCTAAAAGGCAGGAAGCAATACTCGAATATATTAAAGGAGAAGTAAATAAAAAAGGCTATCCACCATCTGTGAGAGAAATTGCAGAAGCAGTTGGCCTTGCCTCCAGTTCAACTGTACACGGTCATTTGGCAAGATTGGAAAGCAAAGGATTCATTCGAAGGGATCCTACTAAACCGAGGGCAATAGAGGTTTTGGATCAATCGGAAGAGAGTCATATTCCTAGAGAAGAAGCTCGCTATGCACCTGTTATTGGTAAAGTTACAGCTGGTATTCCAATAACTGCCGTTGAAAATATTGAAGAGTTTGTTCCATTACCAAATTCAACTGCGGGACCCGATGATAATCTTTTTGTGTTGATTATTGAAGGTGAAAGTATGATAGAGGCTGGTATACTTGATGGGGACATGGTAATTGTCAAACAGCAAAATACTGCACAAAATGGAGATATTGTTGTAGCCATGACAGATGAAGATGAAGCAACGGTAAAACGTTTTTTCAAAGAAAAGGACCATATTCGCCTGCAGCCTGAAAATGCAACAATGGATCCGCTTATTTATAAAAATGTAACGATTCTTGGAAAAGTCACTGGTTTATATCGTACGATTCAATAA
- the glnA gene encoding type I glutamate--ammonia ligase, protein MSSDLAREEIYKIIEEENVRFIRLQFTDMLGTIKNVEIPLSQLDKALDNKMMFDGSSIEGFVRIEESDMYLHPDLNTFVVFPWTSDKGKVARFICDIYNPDGTPFEGCPRYNLKRNLEKMQELGFDSFNIGTEPEFFLFKLDEKGDPSLELNDRGGYFDLAPTDLGENCRRDIVLELEEMGFEIEASHHEGAPGQHEIDFKYSDAVKHCDDIQTFKLVVKTIARKHNLHATFMPKPLFGVNGSGMHVNMSLFKDGENKFFDTEGDMQLSDVAYQFTAGVIKHATNYTAVTNPTVNSYKRLVPGYEAPCYVAWSGTNRSPLVRIPYSRGLSTRVEVRSVDPAANPYMAMAVLLASGLDGVKHELTPPTPVDRNIYTMDKAERIENGIKDLPATLMDALSELDKDPVVVEALGGHLHEHFMEAKEIEWDMFRTTVHPWEREQYLSSY, encoded by the coding sequence ATGAGTTCAGATTTAGCAAGAGAAGAGATTTATAAAATAATTGAGGAGGAAAACGTACGGTTTATTCGTCTGCAGTTTACGGATATGCTGGGAACCATTAAAAATGTGGAAATTCCACTGAGCCAGTTGGATAAAGCATTGGATAACAAAATGATGTTTGACGGATCCTCCATTGAAGGGTTTGTCCGTATTGAAGAATCAGATATGTACCTGCATCCTGATTTAAATACATTTGTTGTATTTCCATGGACCTCTGATAAAGGAAAGGTAGCACGTTTTATTTGCGATATTTACAATCCGGATGGTACTCCGTTTGAAGGGTGTCCGAGATACAACCTGAAACGAAATCTTGAAAAAATGCAGGAATTAGGTTTTGATTCATTTAATATAGGAACTGAACCGGAATTCTTTTTATTTAAACTTGATGAAAAGGGAGATCCTTCTCTTGAATTAAACGATCGTGGTGGTTATTTTGATTTGGCCCCTACAGATCTTGGCGAAAATTGCCGCCGTGATATTGTACTGGAGCTGGAAGAAATGGGCTTTGAAATTGAAGCTTCTCATCACGAAGGTGCACCAGGCCAGCATGAGATTGATTTTAAATACTCAGATGCAGTGAAACATTGTGACGACATACAAACATTTAAACTGGTTGTTAAAACGATTGCCAGAAAACATAACCTGCATGCAACATTTATGCCGAAACCATTATTCGGAGTTAACGGTTCCGGAATGCACGTTAATATGTCCTTGTTCAAAGATGGTGAGAATAAATTCTTTGATACGGAAGGTGATATGCAGCTAAGTGATGTAGCATATCAATTTACAGCCGGTGTCATTAAGCATGCAACAAACTATACTGCTGTAACAAATCCAACGGTTAATTCGTATAAGCGATTGGTACCTGGATATGAAGCACCATGCTATGTGGCATGGTCCGGAACAAACAGAAGTCCATTGGTACGGATTCCATATTCAAGAGGGTTAAGCACCCGCGTCGAGGTAAGAAGTGTTGACCCGGCAGCTAATCCATATATGGCAATGGCGGTGTTACTTGCAAGCGGTCTTGATGGTGTAAAACATGAACTGACACCACCAACTCCAGTTGATCGCAATATTTATACAATGGATAAAGCGGAACGTATCGAAAATGGTATAAAAGATTTACCGGCAACCTTAATGGATGCCCTGTCAGAGCTGGATAAAGATCCGGTGGTTGTAGAAGCATTAGGTGGACATCTTCATGAACATTTTATGGAAGCAAAAGAAATTGAATGGGATATGTTTAGAACGACTGTGCATCCATGGGAGCGCGAACAGTATTTGTCTTCATATTAA
- a CDS encoding MerR family transcriptional regulator: protein MDDQERRSMPLFSISIVKQLTELTARQIRYYEQHDLVHPARTAGNQRLYSFHDVDRLLEIKNLLDKGVNLAGIKHLIETEKPAVQENTGTDKELRKILRNELLYETGKMGKSGLLQGELSRFFH, encoded by the coding sequence ATGGATGATCAGGAAAGACGCTCCATGCCCTTATTTTCAATTAGCATTGTAAAACAGCTGACTGAACTGACAGCAAGGCAAATCAGATATTATGAGCAGCATGATCTGGTTCACCCGGCAAGAACAGCAGGGAATCAACGATTATATTCATTTCATGATGTTGATCGTTTATTGGAAATTAAGAATCTGCTCGACAAGGGTGTGAATCTAGCAGGAATTAAGCATCTTATTGAAACGGAGAAACCTGCTGTTCAGGAAAACACTGGAACAGATAAAGAACTCCGTAAAATATTGCGAAATGAATTGCTGTATGAAACTGGAAAAATGGGTAAATCAGGCTTACTGCAAGGTGAGTTGTCCCGTTTTTTCCATTAA
- a CDS encoding aminotransferase class I/II-fold pyridoxal phosphate-dependent enzyme — translation MINKLMIKAEADCAKQHETVSGLVESNQKRVLDSFKKSRVSDSHFNSTTGYGYDDLGREVLETVYADVFGGEDALVRPQIVSGTHAISTALFGILRPGDELLYITGQPYDTLESVIGINGENTGSLNDFGISYNYVGLQEDGTINFDEINRSISKQTKVIGIQRSKGYDDRPSFMIEDMEEMVKYVKNIDDNLIVFVDNCYGEFVEEKEPLHIGADLIAGSLIKNPGGGIVRAGGYIVGKEHLVTQCAHRLTAPGLGKETGATFNVLQEMFQGLFLAPHIVGEALKGAILTARFLELAGFNTSPDFDDKRTDLIQSVSFGNEANMVAFCQAIQHNSPVNSFVTPYPSEMPGYQDEVIMAAGTFIQGASIELTADGPIREPYIAFVQGGLTYSHVKIALKEAVSNLADKGLISITEGIN, via the coding sequence ATGATAAATAAATTAATGATAAAAGCCGAAGCTGATTGTGCAAAACAACATGAAACGGTATCCGGCTTAGTGGAGTCTAATCAAAAACGAGTACTTGATTCTTTTAAAAAGAGTCGGGTAAGTGACAGCCATTTTAACTCGACTACAGGATATGGATATGATGACCTGGGCCGTGAAGTGCTGGAGACTGTATATGCCGATGTTTTTGGGGGGGAGGATGCTCTTGTAAGGCCGCAAATCGTATCAGGAACACATGCTATTTCAACAGCACTGTTCGGTATATTACGGCCCGGAGATGAGTTGTTATATATTACCGGACAGCCATATGATACGTTAGAATCGGTAATTGGCATTAATGGAGAGAATACCGGGTCTTTGAATGATTTCGGGATAAGTTATAACTATGTAGGATTACAGGAAGATGGTACGATCAACTTTGATGAGATTAACCGCAGTATTTCCAAGCAAACGAAGGTAATTGGAATACAACGGTCAAAAGGTTATGATGACAGACCATCGTTTATGATTGAAGATATGGAAGAAATGGTAAAGTATGTTAAAAATATTGACGATAATCTGATTGTATTTGTGGATAATTGCTATGGTGAGTTTGTTGAAGAGAAAGAACCATTACATATTGGAGCTGATTTAATTGCCGGCTCGTTAATAAAAAACCCGGGCGGGGGAATTGTGCGTGCTGGTGGATACATAGTTGGTAAAGAGCACTTAGTAACTCAGTGTGCACATCGATTAACTGCACCTGGACTTGGAAAAGAAACCGGTGCAACATTCAATGTGCTGCAGGAAATGTTCCAGGGGCTGTTTTTGGCACCGCATATTGTAGGAGAAGCCTTAAAAGGTGCAATTTTAACTGCAAGGTTTTTAGAATTAGCCGGATTTAATACAAGTCCTGACTTTGATGACAAACGTACTGATTTAATCCAATCTGTTTCTTTTGGCAATGAAGCGAATATGGTTGCCTTTTGCCAGGCAATTCAGCATAATTCACCCGTCAATTCATTTGTTACTCCATATCCGAGTGAAATGCCAGGCTACCAGGATGAGGTAATTATGGCAGCTGGAACGTTTATACAGGGAGCAAGTATTGAATTAACGGCAGATGGCCCAATCAGGGAACCATATATTGCTTTTGTTCAGGGTGGTTTGACGTATTCCCACGTGAAAATAGCCTTAAAGGAAGCCGTGAGCAATTTGGCTGATAAAGGTTTAATATCAATTACAGAGGGTATAAACTAA
- the hflX gene encoding GTPase HflX, translated as MSEKILIIAVKMQEQNEERFKSSLDELISLSNTAGGSVEQVMVQNRHKIHPAYYIGEGKMKEIKEEVEELDINLVISNDELSAGQLRNLSDRIGVRVIDRSQLILDIFAQRAHTKEGKLQVELAQLQYMLPRLRGQGEEMSRLGAGIGTRGPGETKLETDQRHIRRRIYDIKRRLKLVVQQRNQYRKRRKTNEVFQIAIVGYTNAGKSTLFNRLTNSSSLEENQLFATLDPLTRQIQLPSGFQTLVTDTVGFIQDLPTSLVESFKSTLEEVSEADFILHIVDAANPDSEQHQQTVMRLLYDLDADTIPMLTVYNKIDLVNDDFIAMNHPNIHISALEPEDMERLLFKIEAVLSDDWEWYKLNIAPDEGKLLNQLEQETIVNERFFSEEENHYVVKGHMRHNHPLKRLLRE; from the coding sequence ATGTCTGAGAAAATACTGATTATCGCAGTTAAAATGCAGGAACAAAATGAAGAGCGATTTAAATCCTCTCTGGATGAACTGATTTCACTGAGTAACACAGCGGGAGGATCTGTAGAACAGGTGATGGTACAGAATCGCCATAAAATTCATCCCGCCTATTATATAGGCGAAGGAAAAATGAAAGAAATTAAAGAAGAGGTTGAAGAATTGGATATTAATCTGGTTATATCCAATGATGAATTATCTGCTGGTCAACTTCGCAATTTAAGTGACCGGATTGGTGTCAGGGTGATTGATCGCAGCCAGCTGATATTGGATATATTCGCTCAACGCGCACACACAAAAGAGGGTAAGCTGCAAGTTGAGCTTGCCCAACTGCAGTACATGCTTCCAAGACTGCGCGGTCAAGGGGAAGAGATGTCCCGATTAGGTGCAGGTATTGGAACGCGTGGACCAGGTGAGACAAAGCTTGAAACAGATCAGCGTCATATCAGGCGGAGAATCTATGATATTAAACGACGGTTGAAATTGGTCGTTCAACAACGGAATCAATACCGTAAACGAAGAAAAACGAATGAAGTATTTCAAATTGCCATTGTTGGTTACACCAATGCTGGAAAGTCAACTTTATTTAATCGTCTTACCAACAGCAGTTCACTTGAAGAAAATCAATTATTTGCAACACTTGATCCACTAACAAGACAGATCCAGCTTCCATCAGGCTTTCAGACATTAGTGACAGATACAGTTGGATTTATTCAGGATTTACCTACATCATTAGTTGAATCCTTTAAATCAACGTTGGAGGAAGTTTCAGAAGCTGATTTTATTTTACATATTGTTGACGCCGCCAATCCAGACAGTGAACAGCATCAGCAAACAGTAATGAGACTGCTGTATGATTTAGACGCGGATACTATTCCGATGCTGACAGTTTATAATAAAATTGATTTGGTCAACGATGATTTTATCGCAATGAACCATCCAAACATCCATATCAGTGCACTGGAGCCGGAAGATATGGAACGGCTACTTTTTAAAATAGAAGCGGTTTTAAGTGATGACTGGGAATGGTACAAGTTGAATATAGCACCCGATGAGGGGAAATTACTTAATCAGCTTGAACAGGAAACCATTGTAAATGAACGCTTCTTTTCAGAAGAAGAAAACCATTATGTTGTAAAAGGCCACATGAGACATAATCATCCATTGAAAAGATTATTGAGGGAGTAA
- the spoVK gene encoding stage V sporulation protein K, with product METQKLRSKNGQINIVLNQKTENANQMQYDENTSFSHIDSDFSSFIGMEKLKKTIKEIYATIVINEKRKQMGLTCTKQVLHMLFKGNPGTGKTTVARKLAKMYYEMNLLSKGHFIEAERADLVGEYIGQTAQKTRAIIQKSMGGILFIDEAYSLARGGEKDFGKEAIDTLVKHMEDNHNDFVLILAGYPYEMDRFLTLNPGLKSRFPFILDFQDYEVDQLTEIAKQMVSDREYELTKEAEWKLRTNLYKKKQETHRNFSNARYVRNVVERSIRLHAVRLLNREKFSIEDLIQLTGEDLALEED from the coding sequence GTGGAAACGCAAAAACTACGAAGTAAAAATGGGCAAATTAATATTGTCTTGAACCAAAAGACAGAAAATGCCAACCAGATGCAGTATGATGAAAATACGTCCTTTTCACATATTGATTCTGATTTTTCATCATTCATTGGAATGGAAAAATTAAAAAAAACGATAAAAGAAATCTACGCCACGATTGTAATTAATGAAAAAAGAAAACAAATGGGACTTACCTGCACGAAACAAGTACTTCATATGCTATTCAAAGGAAATCCGGGAACTGGCAAGACAACGGTAGCCAGAAAATTGGCGAAAATGTATTATGAAATGAATTTGCTGTCCAAAGGCCATTTTATCGAAGCAGAACGTGCAGACCTGGTTGGTGAGTATATTGGTCAAACCGCACAAAAAACACGGGCAATAATCCAAAAATCGATGGGTGGAATTTTATTTATCGATGAGGCTTATTCGCTTGCCCGTGGTGGTGAAAAGGATTTTGGAAAAGAAGCAATTGACACACTGGTGAAGCATATGGAGGATAATCATAATGATTTTGTCTTAATATTGGCGGGTTATCCATACGAGATGGATCGATTTTTAACGCTGAACCCCGGTTTGAAATCAAGATTTCCGTTTATTTTGGACTTTCAGGATTATGAAGTTGATCAGTTGACTGAAATAGCCAAACAAATGGTTAGTGACCGAGAGTATGAATTAACAAAGGAAGCTGAGTGGAAACTACGAACAAACCTATATAAAAAGAAACAGGAAACACATCGTAATTTTTCCAATGCACGCTATGTCCGGAATGTCGTCGAGCGTTCCATCAGACTTCATGCCGTTCGGCTGTTGAACAGGGAAAAGTTTTCGATTGAAGATTTAATTCAGCTGACGGGTGAAGATTTAGCACTTGAGGAAGATTGA
- the hfq gene encoding RNA chaperone Hfq gives MSQSVNIQDQYLNQLRKDHISVTVFLTNGFQLRGVLKAFDNFTVLLETDGKQQLIFKHAISTFAPVKNVTLEKE, from the coding sequence ATGTCTCAATCGGTAAACATTCAGGATCAGTATTTAAATCAACTAAGAAAGGACCACATTTCGGTTACCGTATTTTTAACAAACGGGTTTCAATTACGTGGGGTTTTAAAAGCTTTTGATAATTTTACAGTTTTACTTGAAACTGACGGTAAGCAGCAATTGATATTTAAGCACGCAATTTCAACATTTGCACCGGTTAAAAATGTCACTCTTGAAAAAGAATAA
- the miaA gene encoding tRNA (adenosine(37)-N6)-dimethylallyltransferase MiaA: MKKTVVAIVGPTGVGKTGLSIEIAKKFDGEVISGDSMQIYKGMDIGTAKITEGEKQGIPHYMIDIKNPDVPFSVADYQHHVQQYIDEISSHEHLPIIAGGSGLYIQSALFNYNFSEQRRDEKITKQLEEILKKDGNIELFNKLRKTDPEQASKIHPNNHRRVIRALEVYETTGMTMSEYQREQSDESPYNPIFIGLTMERSLLYERINDRVDEMMDRGLLDEAERLYNQGFEHCQSMRGIGYKEFIPFFKGEQTLQKSIELLKRNSRRYAKRQYTWFKNKVDVNWYSIAQDTIEVKFRNILDDLAGMLKKK, from the coding sequence ATGAAGAAAACCGTTGTTGCAATTGTTGGGCCCACTGGTGTCGGTAAAACGGGGCTCAGTATTGAAATTGCAAAAAAGTTTGATGGAGAGGTAATAAGTGGAGATTCGATGCAAATATACAAGGGAATGGATATCGGTACAGCTAAAATTACAGAGGGTGAAAAACAAGGCATACCGCATTATATGATCGATATTAAAAATCCGGATGTTCCCTTCTCTGTTGCCGACTATCAACATCATGTTCAACAATACATTGATGAAATTTCCTCCCATGAGCATTTGCCAATAATAGCTGGCGGGAGCGGCCTTTACATACAATCAGCCTTGTTTAATTACAACTTTTCTGAACAAAGACGTGATGAAAAGATAACAAAACAGCTGGAAGAAATCCTTAAGAAAGACGGTAATATTGAGCTTTTTAATAAGTTAAGAAAAACTGATCCGGAACAGGCATCCAAAATTCACCCTAATAATCATCGAAGGGTAATTCGTGCGTTGGAAGTCTATGAAACAACCGGAATGACAATGTCGGAATATCAACGTGAGCAAAGTGATGAGTCTCCGTATAATCCTATTTTTATTGGGTTGACCATGGAACGCAGTCTTTTATACGAACGAATAAATGATCGAGTAGATGAAATGATGGATCGGGGTTTATTGGATGAGGCTGAACGGTTATACAATCAGGGATTTGAACATTGCCAATCAATGAGAGGAATTGGATATAAGGAATTTATTCCTTTTTTCAAAGGAGAACAGACACTTCAGAAATCTATTGAATTATTGAAGCGAAATTCCAGAAGATATGCGAAGCGGCAATATACATGGTTTAAAAATAAGGTCGATGTTAACTGGTACTCGATAGCGCAGGATACAATTGAGGTAAAATTTAGAAATATTTTAGACGATTTAGCAGGAATGTTGAAAAAAAAATAG